GGGTGCCGGCACCAGCCGGATCCCGAGCGCCCAGCCGCAGTCCGAGGCCGACAGCGAGGCGCCGACGACGCGCTTCAGCTCGGCCCGCAACGCCATGCGCAACGCGGTGACCAACGCCATCAACACCGGCGCCGCGGCGACCCAGCGGCAGGCGCCGCCCGGGCCGCCCGCCGCCGAGCGGGAGATCGAGTCCTGGCTGGGTGAGCTGCGCGGTAAGCCGGGAACCCCTGGGCCGCAACCACATCCGCAGCCGTCGACTCCGTCGTCGGACCCCACCCGGGCGATGCCGCCCGCTGGGCGCGGCGCCTCGCCGTCGGAAGAGACCACCGCGATCCCGGTCCAGCGTCCCGACGACGACGAACCGGCCACCCGGGCCATTCCGGTGAACAAGCCGCCGAAGAGCGACACCGAGGCGGCCACCGAGAAGCTCAACGCCCCCAGCGAGGACGACAAGAAGCCGCCGCGGCGCGGTGGCGGGCTCAGCGCCGCAGACCTGCTACGCCGCGAGGGCCGCCGACTCTAGGCCCCAGTGACCGGCCCGCCGCGCCTCAGTCCCCGGCGGGCGGTCGCGGGTCCGCGGTGGGCGCCGTGTCGTCGGCCTTCTCCTCTGAGCCCGTGACCTCGTCGGGTTCGGCTGTGATCACCGGACCCGGTTGATTCTCGAAAGCGGCGGCCTGCCGCTCGGTTTCGGCCTCGGCATCCTCGGCCATGAGCACCCGCACCGCGCTGTTGAGGAACGCGATGATGGGGACCGCGAGCAACGCGCCGACGATGCCGGCCAGCACCCCGCCGGCGGCGATGCCGAGCACCACGGCCAGCGGGTGAATGGAGACGGCCCGGCCCATCACCAAGGGTTGCAGCACATGCGATTCCAGTTGTTGCACCGCCAGGATCAGCCCGAGCGTGATCAACCCGTACACGAAGCCCTTGGCCAGCAGCGCCACCACGACCGCCAGAAAGCCGGTCACCACCGCACCGATCAGCGGCACGAAGGCACCGAGGAACACCAGCGACGCCAACGGCAGCGCCAGCGGGACACCCATGATCGCCAGGCCGGTCCCGATCCCGATGGCATCGACGAGCGCGACCAGGAACGTCGCGCGCACATACCCGATGAGCGAGCTGAAACCCGCCCGGCCGGCCTCCCGCACCCGCTCCCGGTATTCGGTGGGGAACACCTTAGTGACGAACGCGAAGATGTTGCGGCCGCCGTGCAGAAAGAAGATCAGCGAGAACATCACCAGCAGTGCCCCGGTGACGATCTCGGTCAACGTGGCCGCCGTCGACAACGCCCCACTGGTCACGCGGGACTGATTGTTGCGCAGCGCCTCGATGGCCGTGTCGCCGGCGTGGTCGATCTGCTCCCGGCTCACATGGATGGGCCCTTCGATGAGCCAGTCGGTGAACGAGTCGATGCTCTGCGTCACCTGCTCGACCAGATCCGGCAGACCCTCGATGAACTGGGTGACGACGAACGCCATGATCCCGCCCAGGATCGCCAGACCGCTGAGCAGCACCGCGGCCACCGCCCCGCCGCGGTGGAAACCACGCTTGTCCAGCCAGTCCACCGCCGGCAGCAGCAGCGCGGTCAGGATGACGGCGATCAGCACCGGCACCACGATCAGGTCGACCTTCATGACCACCCACACCACCGCGACGCCGGCCGCGAGGATGACCAACAGGCGCCACGCCCACGCCGCCGTCTTGCGCACCAACGGGCTGACGGCCTCGTCCGCGGCATCGGACCGGATCGGCATGGCGTCAGCGTAATCTCCCGTCCGGACATTCGAGGCGCACGCGCACAACCCGCCCCGCAGACTCCGCGACCGTGATTGGATCGGCGGATGTCACGCCGTGCGCTGTCCCGTCTGCTCCCGCTCGCCGCCTCGTTGCTGGCGGCGGCAACCGTCGCGGCCTGTGGGTCGGGGCCCACCGAGTCGGAGCCGGAAGCCGCCCCCGTCACGGTGCCGCCGGCCGTCGCAACCCCACTGGTGGGATCCGCGGTCGCGGCGCCCATCCCGGTCCCGGCCACCGACGGCCGCACGCACTTGGTCTACGAGCTGCTGCTGACGAACTCCCTGTCGGGCAATGCCACCCTGAACTCGCTGACCGCGCGCGCCGGCGACCGCAACCTGCTGACGCTGTCCGGCGACAACCTGAAGTACTGGACCCGCACGCTCGGCGACAACGCCGTCGGGACCAACGTGCTGGGGCCCGGTCAGAGCGCCGTCGTGTGGCTCGACGTGGTCGTCGACGGCGGCGCCGCGGCCCCCGCCGAGATCACCCACTCGGTGGACCTGACCGTCAGCAAACCGGTGCCCGGCGTGGTGCCGCCGCGGCTCACCCAGGAGGTCGCCCCCGTCACGGTGTCCGACGCGAAGCCGATCTCGATCTCGCCGCCGCTTGAGGGCCCGAACTGGTTGAGCGCCAACAGTTGCTGCGACATGACCGCGCACCGGATGGCCGTCAATCCGCTCAACGGGCAGCTGTGGCTGTCGGAGCGGTTCGCCGTCGACTACGTCCAACTCACCGACGACTTCCGGCTGTTCTCCGGGGATCCGACCAAGCTTGAGAGCTACGCCTACTTCGGTGCGCCCATCCGCGCGGTCGGCGGCGGCAAGGTGATCACCGTCGTCGACAACCTGCCCGAGCAAGTGCCGTCCAAGACTCCGGTCGGCCTGCCCCTGGACCAGTACGGCGGCAACCACGTGGTGCAGGACCTCGGCGACGGCAACTACGCCTTCTACGCCCACCTCAAGCCCGGCAGCATCAGCGTCCAGGTGGGTGACGAGCTGAGCGCCGGGCAGCAGATCGCCGAGCTGGGCAATTCGGGCAACTCCGATGCACCGCATCTGCACTTCCACGTGATGGACAACCCGCACCCGTTGGCGGCCAACGGATTACCGTTCGTCTTCGACGAGTTCCGGCTCGACCAGCAGGTTGCATCCGTGGCCGGTCTGGAGCGGCTGTTCACCGGGCAACCGGCGCCGCTGCGGCCCGGCTTCGCCGTCCGTGACGAAGCACAGGTCGCTCCCCTGGTGCTCGACATCATGAATTACGCTGGCGCACAATGACCGAGAACGTGAACCCCCGCACCGTGGCCGCCGCGGCGGCCGCCGACACCGCCGCCATCCTGGCGTTCTGCGCGCTGGGGCGCCGCAGCCACGACGAGGGCGTGAACGTCGCCGGCGTCGGCAAGACCGCGTGGCCGTTCCTGAGCGGCACCGCCGTGGGCTGGCTGCTGTCCCGCGGCTGGCGCGCGCCCGGCGCCCTGCGCCCCACCGGCCTGGTGGTGTGGGCGTCGACGGTGATCTTCGGAATGTTGTTGCGCAAGGCCAGCTCTGCCACCGTCGCGGCGCCATTCATCGCGGTCACCTCCGCGGTGACCGCGGTGCTGCTGTTGGGTTGGCGCGCCGCGACCGGCCGCCGCGCTACGGACGCCCGCTAGCCAACGTCAGGATCACCCGCAACCCACCCAGCGGGCCGTCGGCCAGTTCCACCCCTCCGCCGTGCAGGTGCGCCTGCTGCGCCACCAGCGCCAGCCCCAGCCCGGACCCGCCGGCGGCCGCGGTGCTGCCGCGCACGAACCGGCCCAGCACCGTGGCGTGCTCCTCCTCGGGCAGTCCACGGCCGTTGTCGTCGACGATGATCAGCATCCGGTTGCCCTCCCGGCGTGCGGTCAGCACGATGCGCGAGGCCTGGCCGTGCAGCACCGAATTGCGCACCAGGTTGTCCACCGCCAGCCGCAGGCCGCCCGGC
This DNA window, taken from Mycolicibacterium sp. MU0050, encodes the following:
- a CDS encoding AI-2E family transporter — translated: MPIRSDAADEAVSPLVRKTAAWAWRLLVILAAGVAVVWVVMKVDLIVVPVLIAVILTALLLPAVDWLDKRGFHRGGAVAAVLLSGLAILGGIMAFVVTQFIEGLPDLVEQVTQSIDSFTDWLIEGPIHVSREQIDHAGDTAIEALRNNQSRVTSGALSTAATLTEIVTGALLVMFSLIFFLHGGRNIFAFVTKVFPTEYRERVREAGRAGFSSLIGYVRATFLVALVDAIGIGTGLAIMGVPLALPLASLVFLGAFVPLIGAVVTGFLAVVVALLAKGFVYGLITLGLILAVQQLESHVLQPLVMGRAVSIHPLAVVLGIAAGGVLAGIVGALLAVPIIAFLNSAVRVLMAEDAEAETERQAAAFENQPGPVITAEPDEVTGSEEKADDTAPTADPRPPAGD
- a CDS encoding M23 family metallopeptidase, translated to MSRRALSRLLPLAASLLAAATVAACGSGPTESEPEAAPVTVPPAVATPLVGSAVAAPIPVPATDGRTHLVYELLLTNSLSGNATLNSLTARAGDRNLLTLSGDNLKYWTRTLGDNAVGTNVLGPGQSAVVWLDVVVDGGAAAPAEITHSVDLTVSKPVPGVVPPRLTQEVAPVTVSDAKPISISPPLEGPNWLSANSCCDMTAHRMAVNPLNGQLWLSERFAVDYVQLTDDFRLFSGDPTKLESYAYFGAPIRAVGGGKVITVVDNLPEQVPSKTPVGLPLDQYGGNHVVQDLGDGNYAFYAHLKPGSISVQVGDELSAGQQIAELGNSGNSDAPHLHFHVMDNPHPLAANGLPFVFDEFRLDQQVASVAGLERLFTGQPAPLRPGFAVRDEAQVAPLVLDIMNYAGAQ
- a CDS encoding DUF3054 domain-containing protein — its product is MTENVNPRTVAAAAAADTAAILAFCALGRRSHDEGVNVAGVGKTAWPFLSGTAVGWLLSRGWRAPGALRPTGLVVWASTVIFGMLLRKASSATVAAPFIAVTSAVTAVLLLGWRAATGRRATDAR